A region from the Bacteroidales bacterium genome encodes:
- a CDS encoding acylphosphatase translates to MIKHYNINIFGRVQGVGFRYNTRMKALELKIKGFAQNREDRSVYIEAEGEEDTLNKFLTWCKEGPSWARIIKLNYTESPIRNFTDFEIR, encoded by the coding sequence ATGATTAAGCATTATAACATTAATATATTCGGTCGGGTTCAGGGAGTCGGATTCAGATATAATACAAGAATGAAAGCACTCGAACTTAAGATCAAGGGTTTTGCACAAAACAGAGAAGACCGATCAGTATATATTGAAGCGGAAGGTGAAGAAGATACTTTAAATAAATTTCTTACTTGGTGCAAAGAAGGACCGTCATGGGCACGCATTATAAAGTTAAATTATACGGAAAGTCCTATCCGAAATTTCACCGATTTTGAAATAAGATAA